The following nucleotide sequence is from Paroedura picta isolate Pp20150507F chromosome 1, Ppicta_v3.0, whole genome shotgun sequence.
ttgacgctcggccttccttatggtccaactttcgcagccatacattgcaactgggaagaccatagccttgactaaacgcacttttgttggcagggtgatgtctctgctttttaggatgctgtctagatttgccatagctttcctccccaggagcaagcgtcttttaatttctttgctgcagtccccatctgcagtgatcttggagcccaggaaaataaaatctgtcactatctccatttcttccccttctatttgccaggaattgagagggccggatgccatgatctttgttttcttgaggatACACaaaagcagggctggccaaactgtggctccccagatgcccttggactacaactcccatgagcccctgccgggtgGTTTAGACTGAACCCCTACCAGACTTCTAACGCACAATTACAGCTGGCACTGCTGCTACCTGGGAGAAGCCAAGCCTCTGAATCTAGTCAAGCCCAAGTCCTGCCTGCAGTGGTGGGAGAGGGGACCATGCAAGCCACCCCAGCTGTCCCAAACTCACCCAGCTCCTGCAGGGGCTTCTCCATGTCTTCCTCGGTGAAGACGCGCCGTGGGAAGCTCGTGAGGAGGATGAAGGGCTCTTCGCCACCATCCTTGCGATTCAGCTCCACGTAGAGCCGGACGGCCGCTAGCTGCTCTTTGGCTCTGAAGGTCTGTGTGAGAGACGTGCCGTCCAGCAGCCTCACCTGTCAAAGAAGGGGAGCCGGGCCAACAGAGACAAATTTGAGtgccagaggggaaaggggggggggagcttccacTACAAAACCAAGTGTAGCTCTGGTACAGAGATGCTGCCCCAAACTCTATAGAACTAGctgatttgttattgttgttaggtgcgaagtcgtgtccgacccatcgcgaccccatggaactTCTGCGTGGCATGCAGGAGATCTTAGATTCAATCTCTGGGATCTCCAATTAGAAAGATCAGGCAGTGTGGGAtcagaaagacctctgcctgagaccctggagagctactgccagtctgagtagataacatTGACCTTGATGAACTAAtgatctgattctgtataagacagcttcatgggtTTGTGTGCCAGAAACACTatggcagggctggccaaactgtggctctccaaaaggccatggactacaattcccatgagccaatgccaatgctggcaggggctcatgggaatggtagtccatggacttctggaataCCGCAAACAGCAAagcctcaccttccccagaaTCACCTGGACAAGAGCATTTGTCTTTAGCAGAGCTCATCtgcaaggaatcatagaatcatagagttggaaggggccatacaggccatctagtccaaccccctgctcaacacaggatcagcccaaagcatcctaaagcatccaagaaaagtgtgtatccaacctttgcttgaagactgccagtgagggggagctcaccacctccttaggcagcctattccactgctgaactactctgactgtgaaatttttttcctgatatctagcctatatcgttgtacttgaagtttaaacccatcactgcgtgtcctctcctctgcagccaacagaaacagcatcctgccctcctccaagtgacaacctttcaaatacttaaagagggctatcatgtcccctctcaacctccttttctccaggctgaacattcccaagtccctcaacctatcttcatagggcttggtcccttggccccagatcatctttgtcgctctcctctgtaccctttcaatttgattatattgtaccctttcaattttatctaataTCACGAGGCCTTCCCCACCTGGAAAAGATCAACATAGAATGGACCCAATGTGTTTCGATCCTGataagccttcctcagtggtcaaattattatgAGAAATGCTCTCATGTagaaaatcaaagggcttgctgggtggcaaagaaaaatctgtataGTGCTGCTCCAACTGGTCTTTCTAgtgtaaaggtatctgatttggagcctaccaccctctaaaacaggggtagtcaacctgtggtcctccagatgtccatggactacaattcccatgagcccttgccagcaaatcctggcatggggctcataggaattgtagtccatggacatctggagggccacaggttgaccacccatGCTCTAAAATACGGACTTCCAGAGGCTACCACTCTCTGCTTTACCCACCTCTCAaccaccagtgcattcccacgtgtGTCAGAATGGACAcgtggtccattctatgttggtctattacATGTGTAATTAGAatagtgatgtttttaaatttgtgaTGACTCTGTAAAATTTTGAAccagtgcactttatgtaataaatattagcaaattaaaaaatatatatttttgcggCTCAACCTTTGAGTTCCTAACTTTTAGGgctaggttgggttttggtttccctttttggttttgccttcCCCACCTGCCCATCCCTGATCCCTTACCTGTATCCTGCACTGGTCGTACTCTCGCTTGACCGGGGGTTCCTGGCTGGGTGAGGAGGGAACCGGTGGGGGGGCGACTGGCTCGGGTGGGGAAGACGCCTGGGAGGAGCTGCTGCAGCCACcgaactggagaaaaggagaaaagagacAATGATTCAAGCTGCCGTGCCCTATGCCACCTAACtgggggtggccatactgtggctctccagactacaattaccatgagcccctgacccTTGCTCTAGGGATGGAAGCCCCTGGTGAGAGGGAGCTGGCAGGGCGTTTCTCTTTCCATTGCTCCCTGCGCAGCAGATCCAGCCACAAAGCCATCAGCAATCGTTCAGTTAGGCCTGGCTTCAGAGCATGTGACCCAAGCCACTGCTCGTGGTAATGTTATTTCCAGAGCACCAATGAGTACATTTAGGGCTCCCTGTAGGGAAGTAAAAACCGTTACTTAGGGCCCAGAATCAAGCATTTTCAGTGCCTGAGCGAAGGGCAACTGCCACCAGGAATACGGACTGAAGGACAGACACACAAAGAGTACCGGGGCAGAGAGAAAGTAACCTGATGCTCCGACAGTTTGTGCTGAATGATTCAGCTTCTATGCATCCAGATTACACTGAATCCAAAGGTCCTTTTCACTCGTAAAGCAAGATTCAAGCCcaacagaccaacaagattcccaggggagaagcctttgagtccagctcccttcgtcagacacATGGAGGAAATCTTgctgatctttaaggtgctcctggactcaaatctcgcTCTTCCACCACAGACCAACATGACTGCCCAACCAAAACTGATAGAATCAGTTCATCAGTTTCatgatagaatcagagtccagtagcacctttaagaccaacaaagatttattctgggcatgagctttcaagtgcaagcactcttcatcagactaagaacttctTATATGaccatgggaatatatagcaaaaattaattctgttacattagtaaacggtgtcacacatccaaatacagccaatgataattctttgccaaaacagccaatcattccccttgaaattcagttgttattcacacaaacatgggagaatgttacatcaccatatgttgcttgccccatctgttccatAACAGTGTGAAACAAttttcattggctgtatttggatgtgcgacaccgtttactaatgtaacagaattaatttttgctatatattcccacggtcatatAAGGAgctcttagtctgacgaagggtgcctgcactcgaaagctcacgtcctgaatgaatctttgttggtcttaaaggtgctattggactctgattctattgtgctacttcagaccaacacggctacccatttgtatctttcATCAGTCAAACTCACATCTGCAAGGCAGGAAGGCACTGCAGGAAGGACATGCAGTGCCTTGGGGACAAGGGACACTGAagaacagcatgggggggggggaggacacacgACCCTTCTTCCCACTAGTTGGAAACAATCCTTCTGTGTCTCACGCTGCATGACCCATACGGCCACGGAGACTCTGATTTCCTCCTCTCACGGAAGAACATCAGCAGAAACGCTCCTTTGCTCTGCACACCCACCTTCTTGGCTCTCTCGGCCTTGTCACGTTCAATCTTCTCTCGCACACGCTGCCTGGGGAGAAAAGGAGCAGTGTTAAAGGAGGCAGGTGTAAAAACAAGGAGGCCACCCAGCCACAGGCTCCGTCTCTGGAACGTAAGGGCGTAAGAAGagcccaggggtccctctagtcgaGCATTCTGTCTCACCCGGTGGCCCCAACtagttcctcgggggggggggggagcaacagggcagagaagccgaggccttcccctgatgttgcctcctggctttgagattcagaggcttagtgcctccgAGTGTGCCGGTTCCCCTCAGTAACCATAGCTATCAGCCTCTGATAGActtctcttccatgaatctaacCCACTTCTAAAGCTGTTCATTCCTGGGGCTATCGCCACATCCTCCGGCGGCGAATCCCACTTTCTAATTACACTCTgtgaatttccttttgtctgccatGAACCTatttgcccatcagcttcactgggtgCTTTCGAGTTCAAGTattttgggggagagagagaaatttctCTCTTGTCACCTCTCTCTATCCCTTGGTGTCAAGACTAGATTCCACATCCTCACCCTCCAAGGTTtcagaggactttcacatcatgCTGTACCTGATCCTTTTCCACCAGGGATCTATCTAACCCAGGATATTCTGCACGCTCTTCCCCTCGGCCCCTGGGGCCTGTTCCTTTTCCTAAACCCACAGCTAGGCTTCCTGCCATCCAGCCTCCCTGCCTTGGGGAAGCGCTCCCCTTTTCCTCTCCGCAGGGCTCTCACTTGGCCAGCTTCTCTTCCATCTTCTCCTTGCGCCTGTCTTCCGCCAGCTTCTTCATCTCGTCCTCCTGCAGCTTCTGGCGGATGAGGGAGAGCTCCTGGCCCTGCTTCCGGCGCTGCTTCTCCCGCTCGATGCTCTCCCGTTTCTCCCGCTCCTCTCGCTCCCGCTGCTTCTGAGAGATCAGCTCCATCATCCTGAATGGGCAAAGGAGGAGCGGGTCACTGTGCTACTTTGCACCCCGGGCCCTGCTCCCAGAACCCCTGCCTCCagcctgccttttttttttttacagaatctTTCTTTTCCAAGATAACGTACAGGAAGCACTCAGGATTTCTGAAATGTGCCCTCAGAGTGGTCATTagtgcctctgcagggccatcTAATAAAGAATTAGAGGATCCGGTGTTTGGGACAACACGACAGCCTTGGGTGAATACATGCAAATCTGTCAGATGCTCACTCATAAGAGAAGCCGTGCTGGATTTATTACACTGAGCCTTGTGCTGTCTACGTGGCTTGACAGCAGCTCCCCCAAGTATTATGCCGTGGCCTTTTCTAGCCTTGAGATGCTGACGACTGAACCCAGGACCTCAcgcatggcaagcagatgctctcaCAACCCTGACCGGCTTGAATCCCACTCAGGATTTGAGGATTTGATTCCTACCTCCAACTGTGGacacccccccacgcacacaccttGGGGGGTCACCTTTCCCCCTGGAGCAGCACTTTGGGCAgaagagggaagggggtgggaatgaaATCCCACACCACGGGCAGAAAactcttccagcagcagaaatCCTTCAGAGCCTCCAAATCTGCTTTTTTTGTCCCACTCTTCCTTCCAGGAGCCCAATGGTGGTGCACATGGTTCTCCCTTCTCCACCATTCTCTGGAGGAGAACAACTGGTCCTCATTCCACTTCAGGCCTCAGGGCAGGATAGAGACTGGCACTGATGCCCCCCAGATCCTAACTGCTATAGCACACTGGCTTAATTACATAAGAGTGCAGTGAATGAATTTCCAGTGAAATCTCTAATGCCCCTGGGGTTTCAGGATAAGATCTGCAATGGAGGGGGAAGCGTCAGGTACTTTGAACAGCTCTCTTCGCTATACTGCAGAATTATAGCAAAGAGGAAAAAATCATGGCAGACTATAATATAAAAAGGTTTTAGAATGCAACGATCCTTGTGGCGCTCTTTTAGATTGCTATGCATGCAACTATATGTAACAAATACACCTGCAGGAACGGTTGCGtgcgtatgcacacacacaaaccggATGATTACCTCTTTGTCTGCTCCCGTTTCTCTTCTTCACTTAGGGGGCGCCGGTTATCCGCCTCAGCTAACTCCTCTAACGTGGGATCTATGGGGAGAAAAGTCTCCTATTATATTCTGACCTACAGAGGAAGAAGCTGGGTGTCTGGGGAGAGAGTCCAGAGAACTAAAGCCTCAGTATCTGAGGACCTGGATCTGTTCCTCATCGAACACCTGCAGGATGTTTTTGGAAACTCTGCTTGAAAACAgtgcccctcctcttctccagattcTAAGTTTTCACCTCTGCCTCTCCTTCCGTAATGGATACAGTTTCCCTAGCCACAGTCAGACcaggaattcaaaagaaattccatctaaacatccggaagaagttcctgacagttagagcggtttctcagtggaacaggcttcctcgggaggtggtgagctctccatctttggaaatgtttaagcagaggctggatagccatctgacggagaggctgattctgtgaaggcaaaggggtggcaggttacagtggatgagcgattgggatgtgagtgtcctgcattgtgcagggggttggtttatatgacccaggatgtcccttccaactctatgattccatgattctaggagtttgcctttgcctgcctccatgtctggaatctctggaggtctcccactcgAATGGCAGCCAGGACTGATccaacttagcttctgaggtctgactaGGCTCAGctatccagctcagggcagtttaaaacAAAAGGTGTTTTATTTACAATACTGAGATATAAAGAGAGATGAGAAAACTGACAACTATATAAGCAGGTATTTTTAAAGGGACTGTCCAACTGTACAAGCAACGTTGTTCAGCTGCACAATTCTGAAGTCAAAGAGGACCCCATGACGATCTTAGCCCAGTTTGAAACAGTAGCCATGAATTGATCTGCTTTACACCCTCTGCTGACAGCAGACGCTGGCAAGAACCAGGCTGGGATGAAAGTGATTCTCTGCCAACGTGACCACAGACCAGCCCGCCCAGCTCGGCTCATCCCAATGGGCTCTGACCTGTTCCGCCTTCTACCGCCTCAGGCGTCCTTCCCTCAGGAGGCTCCTCAGAACTCAGCacatggccctggagggggacaTATGGATCATCTAGGTCAGGGTCATTCTCGTGTTCCATTAGCCTGGAGGGGACAGAGGCACACTGGTCAGGGGAAAGACAAGGGAAAGGAGTCCGCAAGGCAGAAAAACCACACCCGGGTGACACTCACCAATCCATCGCTTGCTCAATGCCCTGGTTCCCTGTAAGGGCCAGTGCCTTCTCTCTGAAAGAGACAGCAAAAACACATTTGGACTGGGATTCACAGCTCCCTTGATAAAAGCTTACGTGTGCAAGTCTGCCCCACTGCTTTTCCCGTGACGTGTGGGAAGAGCAGTCCATTCCCCTTCCACTCCCTCACTGCTTTCTGCAGGTCCATTTGTGTGCTCCAGCACAGAAAGACAGCAGGGAATCCTTCCTGGACAGACACAAAATCTCTCCCTTCTGCCTTGCTGAGTTAAGCTTTGGATTGCTGTGCTTCACTTCCAGGGCTTCGGGATCATGGAAGCATTTCTAGGagggctgcctttccccccatgttCTTATTTAAGCTAtcaaatttgtatcccaccctttgCAGAGATAGAGACGTACGCTCTGTTCTGGGGGAAGCCCATCTCGATGAGGCTCTCCAGGGCCGTGCACTCCATCATGAACTGTTGCAGGAAACTCTGTCAAAAGAGAACAGCAGAAGCCCCAAGGTTGACTGCAGGTTTCAGCCACAGAGTGCCGCCCACTCGTCCCTTGATCCCCTTCCTAATGTAGCAGGGTAACATTGTTAAGGAGTTTTACACATCTTGTAATAGTCCTTGAATTATGAGCCTCTGTCAGTTTGCCAAGTTTTAGAAATGTTGTGTTCCTGCCTGAGTCCTCCCACTGTGGGCCTGTTATTTTTGACCCCTTGTTCCCCTAGCAACTATCTCGGTCAAGGGTTGGCGTCATGTTATCTCTCAGGGAAAACTTTCATGGTTTGTTTTGCttgcatggtggagtggttaagagctgtggacctctaacctggagagaagggtttgattccccactcctccacatgcagccagctgggagaccttgggctccttATAGACCCATGAAAGTGCTGTTCCAACCAAACAGTCCTCatagagttctttcagccccacctgcctcacaggatgtccgttgtggggagagaaagggaaggctattgtaagccgctttgtgactccaggcagtgaaaagcggggtataaaaaacaactctttttggAATGTAGCATATATTCTGAACAGAGACTAGAGAGAGAATTATGACTGGGAACAGAATTTATGAACTTCCTGTGAAATTCTCGATCCAGATCTCCTTTATCCTATAAAGGAAAGACTCGGTATCTTGTTCAGGGTGTTTTCATGATCGGCTCTTGCAGTCATCAGAATGATCATCAATCATAATGAATACTGTATGTTCAGTTAGCCAAAAGCTTTGATTGTTTCTCCCCTGGATATGCTCTCAggtagggggcagggggggagggagagagaaagctgCCTATTCTAGGCTCTCCCAAAACTTAAAGTTAAAAAAGCAAATAAGGAGAACTTTTCCAACCTTGCTCCAAATACTAGAATTCAGAGGCACTCACTAAGGCCGATAAGAGGTTAATAAGCAGAAGTACTCCTTCACTCAAAAAAATATAAATGACCGGCAACTGGAATTTGCTGCCATAGATTGAATGCCATTCACCAGGATGATTAAATGAAACTTAAATAGAGAAACGAAAGTGTTCAGAAtgctgaactaggatctgggaagcccAGATTTGAAACCCCACTCCACTGTGAAAgcccactgggtgatcttgggccagtcacacacttgtAGCCTACCTTCCCTCAtaggggataaaatggagatgaaaACAATATCCTCACATTGGGTCTCTACTAGAAAGAAATGCAAGGTATAAACAATGTGAATCAATGATAAAACTTTCATGTTCAGTAACTCTATGAATACTAGTATGGGGGAGAGGGCAACAACATGCCTTGTTGTGGTTGTTCTGGGCAGATCTGGTTAACTGCTGAGTTAAATTAGATGCTTGGCTAGACAGACCATAGGTCTAATCTAGCATAGCTGAGTTTGTGAAGTAAAGTATCCTCAACTGCTCATTTCTGCATGCTAGATTACTGTTACAGGAGCAAGGATAATAATCTCTGGTAGACCTGTGGGCAGGTCTAATTTTTATAAAGAGCAAACCCAACTCCTCACATAAAGCTGCATAATACTGAGTATGGCCCTTTGTCTTATCTACGCCAACTGGCAGcaaagccagcatggcatagtgcaggggtagtcaatctgcggccctccagatgtccatggactacaattcccagaagcccctgccagcattcgctggcaggggctcctgggaattgtagtccatggacatctggagggccgcagtttgattacccctggcataGTGCTTAAAGAGAGGTGGCCTCCAATCCTTAAAGACGGTTTCGATcccccacttctcttccacatgcagccaactgggtgaccttgtgccaatcacagtcctgctagagctgttctcacacagcagctcCGTCAGAACTCTctttgccccacctacctcacagggtatctgttgaagggagaggaagggagggcgattgtaagtggtgaaaagtggggtacaaaatagcagctcttctctctcttcttcttcttttgcctcacCTGCCCCCTTTAACTGGAGCTATCGGGacctgaacctgggacttcccatGAACGAAGCAAAGGCTCCGCCGCTGAGCCCTAACCGCTCCCTACGGAGATGACGAATTCTCAGATAAGTGCTGACTCATTCTCGGAAAGTCCCTCCGCGACCGGCAGCTGCACCCCTAGCCTCGGAGACCCGCCCCAgcgcagcctccctccccccgacaGCCAACCCCACGGACACGGCGGGAGACGGCGCCAAGAACCGCCCGCGGGCTCCCCCACGCAGGCCTTGCAGAATCAAAGCAGAGCCCCCGCCCCCAATCCGACATCAAAGCCCAGGGTCgggcaaggggaggggctggagggggtcccgggggctcctccccctcccgctgGGCACTGCCCCCAAGGAAACCGCGGGAAGTCCAGGGGTTAGTCACGTGGGGAGACCCCCCGACCCGCTTTCCCCAtggccacgggggggggagggcgccgCTCACCCCCCGCTGGGCTCGGCTCCGGAGACTCCCTCCCACTGGCGGCAGCGGCGACACCGGAAGCGGCGGTTCTGTCGCGCGGCCGCTGTTTGGGTCACCTGAGGAAGTTGCCGGAAGGATCGACGGTGGCCGTGCAGGGGCAGAAAGGCGCGAGAGGTGGAGCGACGGGAGCTTCGCCTTAAAGGCGCAGGAACGAACCTGCTCTTGCCTGCGATTCGATCCCGGGTTTCTGTTCGTTCGGGTCTTTGCTCCTCTGATTTGTTGGCGCTGGCCTCGCCAACAGGCCTGCCGAGAGAGAGAAAACGGTCCTGCCTTTTCCTTCGAACCTCTGCGTGGCTTAACGTGGCCAGCCCCATTAGTATTACTATTATACCACGCAGTATTACAAGGGAGGTCGATCTGTGGCTCTccgatatccgtggactacaattcccaagagcccctgccaaggattgtagtccatggacttcaggaaagccacagtttggccacccctgccatattaTATATacttattaaggtgaccagattgtcccacttttggagagacatctgggggcacctggcaaaatatatatatattacaatactatttttgctttctatgcattctatgaaaatttttgttgctccatatagaccaaatttttaatcaagaaccctcccggtcaatggtgtcctgctttaccaatgttaaaatctggtcactttaatatACTATATTTACCATAATTACACACACTGGTTGAATttcttgaatttatttattatgatgggatttatattccaccctgtctttggaAATTCAGAGAACATTACAAATTTCATATAACAACAGTGGAGATGGGGTACATAGTGACATTACTGGCTGCGATTGGAAGGAACATCAAGGTTTAAAACTGAGCAATGTTGACAcatcccccccatcccaaaagagAATGCTGTGGACTTGTGCAGAATGACTGGTCAGTCTGTGTTCTGTGGTTGGAGTTTGTATGAAtggttcctggaattacagctgatccccagacagcagtttccctagagaaaatggcaaagGATCTCATTATCTTTGGTATCATTATATTCTGCTgatgcccttccccttcctaaaaTCTACCTCCGCCaaactctacccccaaatctccatgaatttctcatTGCAGAGTAAACAGCCCTAAGCAAGGGGTGAAAGAAAAGGGAATAGAGTTGGACTCTGGGCACAAGTGCACAATCCTTGTAATCTATAATCCTGGTCCTATTCCATCGCTTATTAGATGTCTTTCCAATTGATTGCACTGATTTACACTGTGGCTATGTAATCTCCtgtgagtctcagtgagaaaatcCAACTATGATTAAAGTAATATGAAtaatcccacatccagcctgcgctgaggcagctgcactggttaccaattgccgtccggatctggttcaaggttttggttctaacctttaaggctttacgcgggctgggacccacatacctgagggactgcctaccgccctatgccccccgcagggctctgcgctctacgagtgagaatcttctggttgttcccggccctagggaagcacacctagcctcaaccagggccagggccttttcggtcctggcccccacctggtggaatgagctcctgggagagctgcgggccctgcgggacctttcaacgttccgcagggcctgcaagacggagctcttccgccaggtctatggttgaggctggggctgctggggtacatcgactgctctcccccgggcttcttcttgaacatcgttgacctccttctcctccaccccccctttttttaggaaggggggtaggaacgggatcttattattgtgccgccatgctgtgatgtttttaagtcttttaatgggaatttaatggggtttttaagacactgtaacccaccatgagccatttgggagtggcgggaaataaatcaaaataataataataataataataataataataataataataataataataataataataataataataatgccagtTGCCCCAATTTATCAGAGGCAATTCCACCCCACCCTCACTccggcagccttcaagcagcagctgggcaggtacttatcctgcatgcttgaggctgatcctgcgttgagcagcgggatggatggcctgtctggccccttccaactctatggttctattcttTGATTCCATCCCTgcccctggttcaatcctcaAATGGTAATATAATATCCAAATCTGTAGGGGATTGAACTACAGAAAGCAAAATATTACCAGAGATTAATTTATTTTCTATAATTCCATCACCCAAAAGAATACcgttagagaagattgagttattaacaatattgagactggggtgggaggggtgggatagaaattcaaaaataaaaaaaataaataaaatattgaaaacaGACTATACCTAgaaatccgttttgaaattgttttgaacattgttttcacTGGAATAAATAATTTCaccattgccagcttgagacttttttcttctgcttatatTATGGCAGACGGGTCTTTACCTGTCTCTTTATTAGGATCTCTGCAAGGTAGTGCAACAGGCAAAATTGAATTGAGAAACCGCTCAAGAACTCCAGCATATGTCCACacacatgaacaatggatcttcccatcaGTGCGtgccattggtcagctttggCGTAAACTGGAGGGATCCCCAGAAGGGGAACTAGCAGCACATTGGGCAATTGCATGGCTTGCTCTGATCCACCCttagacctcaagcttggtcctcagtagAATCGTTAACAGAACCACATCCATAACCATCATCATAATACTGTACTGTCGAGTCACCACAGACTCCTGGCAACCCCAGGGCCacgtgttttcaaggcaaggaatgttcagagatggtttgcccttgCATTCCTCTTCGTAGCGACCCTCGTCTTCTTGAGGAGCTTCCCTACAAGTACTGACCAT
It contains:
- the UBXN1 gene encoding UBX domain-containing protein 1: MMECTALESLIEMGFPQNRAEKALALTGNQGIEQAMDWLMEHENDPDLDDPYVPLQGHVLSSEEPPEGRTPEAVEGGTDPTLEELAEADNRRPLSEEEKREQTKRMMELISQKQREREEREKRESIEREKQRRKQGQELSLIRQKLQEDEMKKLAEDRRKEKMEEKLAKQRVREKIERDKAERAKKFGGCSSSSQASSPPEPVAPPPVPSSPSQEPPVKREYDQCRIQVRLLDGTSLTQTFRAKEQLAAVRLYVELNRKDGGEEPFILLTSFPRRVFTEEDMEKPLQELGLVPSAVLIVAKKGNS